A single region of the Phalacrocorax carbo chromosome 4, bPhaCar2.1, whole genome shotgun sequence genome encodes:
- the RNF175 gene encoding LOW QUALITY PROTEIN: RING finger protein 175 (The sequence of the model RefSeq protein was modified relative to this genomic sequence to represent the inferred CDS: inserted 2 bases in 1 codon; deleted 1 base in 1 codon; substituted 3 bases at 3 genomic stop codons) produces the protein MALSSSLDTHAHPGITAKGAPEASPEPQAGDSSASEPQRENNPNRYENDLLSTEERWRGRRGKAAYPAAAAFPFRRTPMGGATPSQRLAPPGRPAPARCPSGGTRGRALRDSEPIAPHAYFLFTLQHRKMHAKHHGCESMHMEMVLVLIAALVVAPIVHVQWKPRHCRSCNLVTLLQVXVVPLYFTIRRYWWRSLSMWGTLFSXITGYITFRATHKTLSGRTPXLVYKWFLLIYKLHYSVGIVSYLAIIFTMFGFNLFFRIKSDDSMHFALTLLFYGLXYGVIGRNFVKICSDYMASNVAFYNSSGMPTKNLSNDICAVCGQKIFVDINEEGIIENTYQLSCNHVFHESCIHGWCTVGKNQTCPYCPEKVDMKRMLSNPYPLPDKSHISYRQLLEWLRYLVVWQLVFIGIIQGINDSLGLEYSDY, from the exons ATGGCCCTCAGCAGCAGTCTGGACACACATGCCCACCCAGGCATCACGGCCAAGGGAGCTCCTGAGGCCAGCCCAGAGCCCCAGGCTGGTGACAGCAGTGCCAGTGAACCTCAGAGGGAGAACAACCCCAACCGTTAT GAAAATGATTTATTATCAACAGAGGAACGATGGAG GGGGCGGAGAGGAAAAGCTGCTtatcccgccgccgccgccttccccTTCCGCAGGACGCCCATGGGCGGCGCTACCCCCAGCCAGCGGCTCGCCCCGCCAGGGCGCCCGGCGCCGGCGCGCTGCCCGTCAGGGGGCACCCGTGGTCGCGCCCTGAGGGACAGCGAGCCCATCGCACCG catgcatattttcttttcacgTTGCAACATCGGAAGATGCATGCGAAGCATCATGGCTGTGAATCAATGCATATGGAAATGGTTCTTGTTCTCATTGCAGCCTTGGTTGTTGCCCCGATTGTGCATGTTCAGTGGAAACCAAGACACTGTCGATCATGCAAT TTAGTCACACTGCTGCAGGTGTGAGTTGTTCCTCTTTATTTCACCATCAGACGTTACTGGTGGAGATCTCTGTCCATGTGGGGAACGCTCTTCAG TATTACCGGTTACATCACTTTCAGGGCAACCCACAAGACTCTCTCAGGAAGAACACCATA GCTGGTCTACAAATGGTTCCTCCTGATC TATAAACTGCATTATTCAGTTGGAATTGTGAGTTATCTAGCCATAATATTTACGATGTttggatttaatttattttttag AATCAAGTCTGATGACTCTATGCATTTTGCCTTGACACTGCTTTTTTACGGACTATAGTATGGAGTGATAGGAAGAAACTTTGTAAAGATTTGTTCTGACTACATGGCTTCCAACGTTGCT TTTTACAACAGCAGTGGCATGCCAACAAAAAATTTGTCCAATGACATCTGCGCCGTCTGCGGACAGAAAATTTTTGTGGATATAAATGAAGAAGGGATCATTGAAAATACCTATCAGCTGTCCTGTAATCATGT GTTTCATGAATCATGCATCCATGGTTGGTGCACTGTTGGCAAGAACCAGACTTGCCCATACTGCCCTGAGAAAGTTGATATGAAGAGGATGTTAAGTAACCCATACCCTCTCCCTGACAAGT CACACATATCGTATAGACAACTTTTGGAATGGCTCCGCTATCTGGTGGTTTGGCAACTGGTTTTTATTGGCATTATCCAAGGCATTAATGACTCACTGGGTCTAGAATATTCAGATTATTAG
- the TLR2 gene encoding toll-like receptor 2: MTTHTWQAWAIYMVLAANLSEEQPLKQACPSCDATQLCNCSSMGLDVIPQGLTAEITVLNLAHNRIKHIRSQDLQQVVNLRILLLQSNKISSIDMDSFHSLGKLELLDLSNNSLAHLSPVWFGHLVSLQQLCLQGNSYRDLGESSPFSSLRNLSSLHLGNPWFSRIRQGNFEGIAVLDKLWIDGDNLSHYEPGSLKSIKKVNHMILNIRSINVFSAIVRDLLHSVTWLEVREIAFSIPAEVQPLRVMSSSFAKKISFKQTLLTDGTVPDIISILGDMPKLVELEMTDCRLLGTGQWEKKIQANQSETLRVLTVENLLIEKFYLFTDLQVVEYLLPLLTKVTVENTKVFLVPCRLSKHLQSLEYLDLSANLLGDQSLEHSACKGGWPLLQTLNLSQNSLSDLEMTGKSLSHLRHLTLLDISQNSFGEIPDVCDWPKTLKYLNLSSTQIPKLTTCIPPTLEVLDVSANALKEFGLQLPFLKELYLTKNQLKTLPGAAPIPNLVAMSVRRNKLNSFSREEFESFKKMELLDASDNNFVCSCEFVSFIHHRAGIAQVLVGWPDRYICDSPLAVRGAQVGAVHLSLMECHRSLVVVLICALVFLVILILVVVSYKYHAVWYLRMTWAWLQAKRKPKRAPLKDICYDAFVSYSENDSDWVENIMVRELEQACPPFRLCLHKRDFVPGKWIVDNIIDSIEKSHKTLFVLSEHFVQSEWCKYELDFSHFRLFDENNDAAILVLLEPIQSKAVPKRFCKLRKIMNTKTYLEWPLEEEQQQMFWFNLKIALKS; the protein is encoded by the coding sequence ATGACTACACACACCTGGCAAGCGTGGGCTATCTACATGGTCTTAGCTGCAAACCTCTCGGAAGAGCAACCGCTGAAGCAGGCTTGTCCTTCATGTGATGCCACTCAGCTTTGCAACTGTTCTTCCATGGGCTTGGATGTTATTCCCCAAGGGCTCACGGCTGAAATCACAGTGTTAAACCTGGCCCACAACAGGATAAAGCACATCCGGTCCCAGGATCTGCAGCAGGTTGTGAACCTAAGAATCCTACTGCTGCAGTCCAACAAGATCAGCTCAATAGACATGGACTCATTTCACTCCCTCGGGAAACTGGAGCTCTTGGACCTATCAAATAACAGCTTGGCTCACTTGTCCCCTGTGTGGTTTGGGCACCTTGTTTcgctccagcagctctgccttcaaGGGAACTCCTACAGAGACCTGGGGGAAAGCTCCCCCTTTTCTAGCCTGAGGAACCTGAGCTCTCTCCACCTGGGCAACCCATGGTTCTCCAGGATAAGGCAAGGGAACTTTGAGGGCATTGCGGTTCTCGACAAGTTGTGGATTGACGGTGACAATCTCAGTCATTATGAGCCGGGAAGCTTGAAATCGATTAAGAAGGTAAATCACATGATCCTAAACATAAGAAGTATTAATGTGTTCTCAGCAATTGTCAGGGACCTTCTGCACTCTGTCACTTGGTTAGAAGTGAGAGAAATAGCATTCAGTATACCTGCTGAAGTGCAACCATTGAGAGTCATGTCTTcttcttttgcaaagaaaatttcttttaaacagacCTTATTAACAGATGGGACTGTGCCAGATATTATCAGCATTTTAGGAGACATGCCAAAATTAGTGGAGCTGGAGATGACAGACTGTAGACTCTTGGGAACTggacaatgggaaaaaaaaattcaggcaAACCAATCAGAGACTCTTAGAGTTCTGACAGTAGAGAATTTACTTatagaaaaattttatttgtttacagACCTTCAGGTTGTGGAATATCTACTACCTCTTCTTACCAAAGTGACAGTTGAAAACACCAAGGTCTTTTTAGTACCATGCAGGCTTTCAAAACATCTTCAGTCATTAGAGTATCTTGACCTTAGTGCAAATTTGCTTGGGGACCAGAGTTTGGAGCATTCGGCCTGTAAGGGTGGTTGGCCCTTACTACAAACTCTGAATTTAAGTCAGAATTCACTGAGTGACTTAGAAATGACAGGTAAAAGTTTATCTCATCTAAGACACCTAACTCTCCTAGATATTAGCCAAAATAGTTTTGGTGAGATTCCAGATGTGTGTGACTGGCCAAAAACCCTGAAATATCTAAACCTCTCCAGCACTCAAATTCCTAAACTAACGACTTGCATTCCCCCAACGCTGGAAGTTCTGGATGTTAGTGCTAATGCGCTGAAGGAGTTTGGACTGCAACTCCCGTTCCTGAAAGAGCTGTACCTCACAAAAAACCAGCTGAAGACCTTGCCTGGTGCCGCACCCATTCCTAACTTAGTGGCCATGTCAGTCAGAAGAAATAAGCTCAACAGTTTCTCCAGGGAGGAGTTTGAGTCGTTCAAGAAAATGGAGCTGCTGGATGCCAGCGACAACAACTTCGTCTGCTCCTGTGAATTCGTCTCCTTCATCCACCACCGGGCCGGGATAGCCCAGGTGCTGGTGGGGTGGCCAGACAGGTACATCTGTGACTCTCCCCTGGCAGTGAGAGGGGCACAGGTTGGAGCTGTGCACCTCTCTCTGATGGAGTGCCACAGGTCCCTCGTGGTGGTGTTGATCTGCGCCCTGGTGTTCCTGGTCATCCTCATCCTCGTGGTTGTCAGCTACAAGTACCACGCAGTCTGGTACCTGAGAATGACCTGGGCGTGGCTCCAAGCCAAGCGGAAGCCCAAGCGAGCCCCCCTGAAGGACATCTGCTACGACGCTTTTGTTTCCTACAGCGAGAACGACTCTGACTGGGTGGAAAACATAATGGTGCGTGAGCTGGAGCAGGCCTGCCCCCCCTTCCGGCTCTGCCTCCATAAGCGTGACTTTGTGCCCGGGAAGTGGATTGTGGACAATATCATTGATTCCATAGAGAAGAGCCACAAAACGCTCTTTGTGCTGTCCGAGCACTTTGTGCAGAGCGAGTGGTGCAAATACGAGCTGGACTTTTCTCACTTCCGCCTCTTTGACGAGAACAACGATGCAGCGATTCTCGTCCTCCTGGAGCCCATCCAGAGCAAAGCAGTTCCCAAGAGGTTCTGCAAGCTGCGGAAGATCATGAACACAAAGACTTACTTGGAGTGGCCTCTtgaagaagagcagcagcagatgtttTGGTTTAATTTGAAAATAGCTCTAAAATCCTAG